Proteins co-encoded in one Halococcus salifodinae DSM 8989 genomic window:
- a CDS encoding isocitrate/isopropylmalate dehydrogenase family protein: MAYDIALIPGDGIGQEVVAAARPVLDAAAADAGFSLDYERFDWGSERYLDEGSMMPDDGIDRLRGRDAILLGAVGHPDIPDHVTLRGLMLPIRKRFNQQVCERPAVLYDGVESPLRGYGGGDIDLVVFRENTEGEYADVGGREHRGFDHEVAIQSAVFTRQGTEDVVRAAFEAATERGGKLTNVTKSNAQAYGMVLWDDVVAEVGEEYPDVEVERLLVDAASMDFVRRPDEFDVVVASNLFGDILTDLGAIVTGSMGLAPSANVNVEGDYPSMFEPVHGSAPDIVGQGVANPLATVLSGAMLFDHLGEGVAGERLESAVADQLADADAPRTPDLGVDAGTEAVVDDLRGRL, encoded by the coding sequence ATGGCATACGACATCGCTCTGATTCCGGGCGACGGGATCGGCCAGGAAGTCGTAGCGGCCGCGCGACCCGTACTGGACGCCGCCGCCGCGGACGCCGGCTTCTCGCTCGACTACGAACGCTTCGACTGGGGGAGCGAACGCTACCTCGACGAGGGGTCGATGATGCCCGACGACGGAATCGACCGGTTGCGGGGCCGCGACGCGATTCTCCTCGGCGCGGTCGGCCACCCCGACATCCCCGACCACGTCACACTGCGAGGGCTGATGCTTCCCATCCGCAAGCGCTTCAACCAGCAGGTGTGCGAGCGCCCGGCCGTGCTGTACGACGGCGTCGAGAGCCCACTGCGGGGGTACGGGGGCGGCGACATCGACCTGGTCGTCTTCCGGGAGAACACGGAGGGCGAGTACGCGGACGTCGGCGGACGCGAACACCGCGGGTTCGACCACGAGGTAGCGATCCAGAGCGCGGTGTTCACCCGACAGGGGACCGAGGACGTCGTCCGCGCGGCGTTCGAGGCCGCGACCGAGCGCGGGGGAAAGCTGACCAACGTGACGAAGTCGAACGCCCAGGCCTACGGGATGGTCCTGTGGGACGACGTCGTCGCGGAGGTAGGAGAGGAGTACCCCGACGTGGAGGTCGAGCGCCTGCTCGTCGACGCCGCCTCGATGGACTTCGTCCGCCGTCCCGATGAGTTCGACGTCGTCGTCGCCTCGAACCTCTTCGGCGACATTCTCACCGACCTCGGCGCCATCGTCACCGGAAGCATGGGGCTCGCCCCCTCCGCGAACGTCAACGTCGAGGGTGACTACCCGTCGATGTTCGAGCCGGTTCACGGCAGCGCCCCCGACATCGTGGGGCAGGGCGTCGCCAACCCACTCGCGACCGTCCTCTCCGGGGCGATGCTGTTCGATCACCTCGGCGAGGGGGTGGCCGGGGAGCGTCTGGAGAGCGCAGTGGCCGACCAGCTCGCCGACGCCGACGCCCCCCGAACGCCTGATCTCGGCGTCGACGCCGGCACCGAGGCGGTCGTCGACGACCTCCGCGGACGTCTCTGA
- a CDS encoding ABC transporter ATP-binding protein: MSQLELDNVTKVFDDSSGTIVAVEELDLNIDDGEFVVFVGPSGCGKSTTLRMVSGLETITDGEIRLAGQRINEQSPKDRDIAMVFQSYALYPHKTVRGNMAYGLQLSTDLDDQEINRRVEEAADMMGIEDLLDQKPASLSGGQQQRVATGRAIVREPAVFLFDEPLSNLDAKLRKHMRTELARIHSEVGITTIYVTHDQEEAMTMADRIVILNDGSLQQVGTPKQVYYEPNNRFVADFIGSPSMNFLDVKLDRDGTGTGAGTLVSDEVNYKLSDGMVGNLDDVDSDLILGVRPENIRIEAGAAPEKSIEATVDVVEVIGSDNFIYLDLAGQEFRVRTPSEIEPEEGETVTLTFDEENIHLFDARTGDALVHGHSQASVSAPPEQSDTAAD, translated from the coding sequence ATGTCACAACTCGAACTCGACAACGTTACCAAGGTATTCGACGATTCGTCGGGCACCATCGTCGCCGTCGAAGAGCTCGACCTGAACATCGACGACGGGGAGTTCGTCGTCTTCGTCGGCCCCTCGGGCTGCGGGAAGTCGACAACGCTGCGGATGGTCTCCGGGCTGGAAACCATCACGGACGGCGAAATCCGGCTCGCGGGCCAGCGCATCAACGAACAGTCGCCGAAGGACCGGGACATCGCGATGGTGTTCCAGTCCTACGCGCTCTACCCACACAAGACCGTTCGGGGGAACATGGCGTACGGGCTACAGCTGAGCACCGACCTCGATGACCAGGAGATCAACCGTCGAGTCGAGGAGGCCGCCGACATGATGGGTATCGAGGACCTTCTCGACCAGAAGCCGGCGTCGCTCTCCGGCGGACAACAACAGCGCGTCGCCACGGGTCGCGCGATCGTGCGCGAGCCTGCCGTCTTCCTGTTCGACGAGCCGTTGTCGAACCTCGACGCGAAGCTCCGCAAGCACATGCGCACCGAACTGGCGCGCATCCACTCGGAGGTCGGCATCACGACGATATACGTCACCCATGACCAGGAGGAGGCGATGACGATGGCCGACCGGATCGTCATCCTCAACGACGGCAGCCTCCAGCAGGTCGGTACGCCGAAGCAGGTGTACTACGAGCCCAACAACCGGTTCGTCGCCGACTTCATCGGCTCGCCGTCGATGAACTTCCTCGACGTGAAACTCGATCGCGACGGGACGGGGACGGGGGCGGGGACCCTCGTCAGCGACGAGGTGAACTACAAGCTATCGGACGGGATGGTCGGAAACCTCGACGACGTCGACTCCGACCTGATTCTCGGCGTCCGACCGGAGAACATCCGAATCGAGGCGGGTGCGGCACCCGAGAAGAGCATCGAGGCGACGGTCGACGTCGTCGAGGTGATCGGATCTGACAACTTCATCTACCTCGACCTGGCGGGACAGGAGTTCCGGGTCCGCACCCCCTCCGAGATCGAACCGGAGGAAGGTGAGACGGTGACGCTCACCTTCGACGAGGAGAACATCCACCTGTTCGACGCCCGAACTGGGGACGCGCTCGTCCACGGGCACTCCCAGGCGAGCGTGTCGGCGCCCCCGGAGCAGTCCGACACGGCCGCCGACTGA
- a CDS encoding TCP-1/cpn60 chaperonin family protein, translating to MADESGVGLAGEVRTLCDVIRTALGPFGANKLLVGADGNVQTTASSTELLNSLEVDDPAVTLVSSTATGFRERHGDGAGSVVALVGALLAEAERLRERGLHPTAIEQGYRTGLETALTTLDRTARSLDEYGPSAVARIALTGTRDPSARGAVADQVAAAVERIGDEVGSGDAGPGARDAIQVVSRTGGAAAETELVEGVVLDRNQTTPAMPRTPDRRGVAVLSSTVDVPTVGTEMGRVSRRVDLDVDSFEEREAVADYERSAFAERLDAAVEAGCGAVFTGQAINERVENELAARDVLGVERLDADELRRIARTTGTTVVPTLEQVTTETLGDAAVRVERKAGRDMTFVTDGAGETVYTLFCRAPDPRSATAFERSVESAVAAAAAAVRDGRVVPGGGAAEATAAEAVRREARSIPDRSQFAAEAFGDALMTVPRALGRTAGMDAWEAEVRLRVARSEGRDAVGVDALVGTTRDVLAEDAIVDPLPIRRATLTAATELATQLVRIDERLPATDLGDDAEDQEEMGLGPAGGAGRPNAD from the coding sequence ATGGCAGACGAGAGCGGCGTCGGACTCGCCGGGGAGGTCCGGACGCTGTGCGACGTCATCCGTACTGCGCTCGGACCGTTCGGTGCCAACAAGTTGCTCGTCGGCGCTGACGGGAACGTCCAGACTACCGCCTCGTCGACCGAACTGCTGAACAGCCTCGAGGTGGACGACCCGGCCGTCACGCTCGTCTCGTCGACGGCGACTGGGTTCCGCGAGCGCCACGGCGACGGCGCCGGAAGCGTCGTCGCCCTCGTCGGCGCGCTGCTGGCCGAGGCCGAGCGTCTCCGCGAACGAGGGCTCCATCCCACCGCGATCGAGCAGGGGTACCGAACCGGACTGGAGACGGCGCTCACGACCCTCGACCGCACGGCGCGTTCGCTCGACGAGTATGGACCGTCGGCGGTCGCCCGGATCGCGCTCACGGGGACGCGTGACCCGTCCGCCCGGGGCGCCGTCGCAGATCAGGTCGCCGCGGCCGTGGAACGAATCGGCGACGAGGTTGGGAGTGGTGACGCCGGTCCCGGCGCCCGAGACGCGATCCAGGTCGTCTCCCGCACCGGCGGGGCCGCCGCCGAGACGGAGTTGGTCGAGGGCGTGGTCCTTGACCGGAACCAGACGACGCCGGCGATGCCCCGGACGCCCGACCGTCGGGGGGTCGCCGTCCTCTCCTCGACCGTCGACGTCCCGACCGTCGGCACCGAGATGGGACGCGTCTCGCGACGGGTCGACCTCGACGTCGACTCCTTCGAGGAGCGCGAGGCCGTCGCCGACTACGAACGGTCAGCGTTCGCCGAGCGGCTCGACGCCGCAGTCGAGGCCGGCTGCGGCGCCGTGTTCACCGGGCAGGCGATCAACGAGCGCGTCGAGAACGAGCTCGCCGCACGCGACGTGCTCGGCGTCGAACGCCTCGACGCCGACGAGCTCCGTCGGATCGCTCGGACAACCGGCACGACGGTCGTGCCCACGCTCGAACAGGTCACCACGGAGACCCTGGGCGACGCCGCCGTCCGCGTCGAGCGCAAGGCGGGCCGCGACATGACGTTCGTCACCGACGGGGCCGGCGAGACCGTCTACACGCTGTTCTGTCGCGCGCCCGACCCGCGGAGCGCGACGGCGTTCGAGCGCTCGGTCGAGTCGGCGGTCGCGGCGGCCGCGGCCGCCGTTCGCGACGGTCGGGTCGTCCCCGGTGGCGGCGCCGCGGAGGCAACCGCGGCCGAGGCGGTCCGACGGGAGGCCCGGTCGATACCCGACCGGTCACAGTTCGCCGCCGAGGCGTTCGGCGACGCGCTGATGACGGTCCCACGCGCACTGGGTCGGACCGCGGGGATGGACGCCTGGGAGGCCGAGGTCCGCCTCCGCGTCGCCCGCTCGGAGGGCCGGGACGCGGTCGGTGTCGACGCGCTCGTCGGGACGACCCGCGACGTCCTCGCCGAGGACGCGATCGTCGACCCGCTCCCGATCAGGCGCGCGACGCTGACGGCGGCGACGGAGCTCGCGACCCAGCTGGTGCGGATCGACGAGCGCCTGCCCGCGACCGATCTCGGCGACGACGCGGAAGACCAGGAAGAGATGGGCCTTGGTCCGGCCGGCGGGGCCGGCAGACCGAACGCGGACTGA
- a CDS encoding carbohydrate ABC transporter permease, with product MAQEQGRTADQIRERYGIGERTLTDRVKDNWVGYLFIIPTFIAFTGLFYFPIARGVFMTFTNASLGVTGEFIGLDNYAWLLTNDLFFYSFGWTIVFVFGTTFTQLGLGVVAALLLNELREVAKDWVGVLIMSPYFSAPLAGGVIWMWFLDSNFGFIPKLFGLFGLTAPSFLAGDFWPFVSLIVAQTWHDYAYSAIIYAAAIVSIPSEQYEAAALSGAGRLRRFRDVTLPHLLIPTIVILSLRTAWNIAEFSQPFALTGGGPGTQTMLMSILTYRVAFVNTNFARAYTIGMAMVVLSMSAAVIYVKAIDQEDDLYV from the coding sequence ATGGCACAGGAACAGGGTCGGACAGCCGACCAGATACGCGAACGGTACGGAATCGGGGAGCGAACGCTCACGGATCGAGTCAAGGACAATTGGGTGGGGTACCTGTTCATTATACCCACCTTCATCGCCTTCACCGGCCTGTTCTACTTCCCCATCGCCCGGGGGGTGTTCATGACGTTCACGAACGCCTCGCTGGGTGTCACGGGGGAGTTCATCGGACTCGACAACTACGCCTGGCTCCTGACGAACGACCTGTTCTTCTACTCGTTCGGCTGGACGATAGTGTTCGTCTTCGGGACCACGTTCACACAGCTAGGGCTTGGTGTCGTCGCCGCGCTCCTGCTGAACGAACTCCGCGAGGTAGCGAAGGACTGGGTCGGCGTCCTGATCATGTCGCCGTACTTCTCGGCGCCGCTAGCCGGGGGTGTGATCTGGATGTGGTTTCTCGACTCCAACTTCGGGTTCATCCCCAAGCTGTTCGGCCTCTTCGGCCTCACGGCTCCGTCGTTCCTCGCCGGGGACTTCTGGCCGTTCGTCTCGCTGATCGTCGCGCAGACGTGGCACGACTACGCCTACTCGGCGATCATCTACGCCGCGGCGATCGTGAGCATCCCGAGCGAGCAGTACGAGGCCGCGGCGCTGTCGGGCGCCGGGCGGCTCCGCCGGTTCCGGGACGTGACGCTGCCGCACCTACTCATCCCGACGATCGTCATCCTCTCGCTGCGGACGGCGTGGAACATCGCGGAGTTCTCCCAGCCGTTCGCCCTGACCGGCGGCGGTCCCGGTACGCAGACGATGCTGATGAGCATCCTCACGTACCGCGTCGCGTTCGTCAACACGAACTTCGCGCGGGCGTACACGATCGGGATGGCGATGGTCGTGCTGTCGATGTCGGCGGCCGTCATCTACGTCAAGGCAATCGATCAGGAGGACGACCTCTACGTCTGA
- a CDS encoding carbohydrate ABC transporter permease → MLNPTKRDKTLLYAGIIAFALFAVVPYYWILRTSILTNFAAISPDTGFFPLGELTLDPYSAVWADFAFPLYFRNSIIVAFGATIISLFFAIPGAYAFARLDFPGRQALFYTAVFTIMFPWIVLTIPVYEVFYFLNLVNTLPGIVVALSIFVLPQNIWLLQGFFRQGIPENIEEAALIDGHNELTAFMRIVLPLSAPAIGAAALFAFLTAWNNFLWVFVLTSDESVRTATVAIHYILGSDVLREWNTLMASVVLLVAPPVIFYGLSRRYLGEGLGGSPGG, encoded by the coding sequence ATGTTAAATCCAACCAAACGAGACAAGACGCTGCTGTACGCCGGGATTATCGCGTTCGCGCTGTTCGCGGTGGTCCCGTACTACTGGATCCTTCGTACGTCGATCCTTACCAACTTCGCGGCGATCAGTCCCGACACCGGGTTCTTCCCGCTGGGGGAGCTCACCCTCGACCCGTACTCCGCGGTGTGGGCTGACTTCGCGTTCCCGCTGTACTTCAGGAACAGCATCATCGTCGCATTCGGGGCGACGATTATCTCGCTGTTCTTCGCCATCCCGGGCGCGTACGCGTTCGCACGGCTCGACTTCCCGGGTCGACAGGCGCTGTTCTACACCGCCGTGTTCACCATCATGTTCCCCTGGATCGTGCTGACGATCCCGGTGTACGAGGTGTTCTACTTCCTCAATCTGGTGAACACGCTGCCGGGCATCGTCGTCGCCCTGTCGATCTTCGTGCTGCCACAGAACATCTGGCTGTTGCAGGGGTTCTTCCGGCAGGGAATCCCCGAGAACATCGAGGAGGCGGCGCTGATCGACGGTCACAACGAGCTGACCGCGTTCATGCGCATCGTCCTGCCGTTGAGCGCACCCGCGATCGGCGCGGCTGCACTGTTCGCGTTCCTCACCGCGTGGAACAACTTCCTGTGGGTGTTCGTGCTCACGAGCGACGAGAGCGTCCGAACGGCGACGGTCGCCATCCACTACATCCTCGGCAGCGACGTGCTGCGCGAGTGGAACACGCTGATGGCCTCGGTGGTGCTGCTCGTGGCGCCGCCGGTGATCTTCTACGGCCTCTCGCGCCGCTATCTCGGTGAGGGGCTCGGGGGGTCCCCGGGCGGGTGA
- a CDS encoding cupin domain-containing protein → MREVDFEDAETYEPDEGWRRVSMTGSEQFSFEWFEKPPRHSSPMHDHENEQVCLCLTEELTVATEDDEVTLERFDSVWLDAWETHRVENTGDERAVGLDVFAPGRSFDFWTDREEE, encoded by the coding sequence ATGCGAGAGGTAGACTTCGAGGACGCGGAGACGTACGAACCGGACGAGGGCTGGCGGCGCGTATCGATGACGGGCAGTGAGCAGTTCTCCTTCGAGTGGTTCGAGAAACCGCCGAGACACTCCTCGCCGATGCACGACCACGAGAACGAGCAGGTGTGTCTCTGCCTGACGGAGGAACTCACCGTCGCCACCGAGGACGACGAGGTCACCTTAGAGCGGTTCGACTCGGTGTGGCTCGACGCCTGGGAGACCCACCGCGTCGAGAACACCGGCGACGAGCGGGCGGTCGGCCTCGACGTGTTCGCCCCGGGTCGCTCCTTCGACTTCTGGACCGACCGCGAGGAGGAGTAG
- a CDS encoding fumarylacetoacetate hydrolase family protein has protein sequence MRYLARTADGRALLGDDEGFRPLSATDPSLSTVRDALPRAADGDLPDPAGATASPVPPDRLSLSTPLPDPGKLFGIGLNYTDHAADLDEDSPDEPASFFKPATAATGPGGPIRLPPRERTDRVTAEAELAVVVGRTCRNVAAEDADAAIAGFVPVIDMTAEDVLRRNPRFLTRAKSFDTFLVIGPHIAVSEGRMALDDVSVRTVVNDEVVAENRIANMHVPPRELVAFHSEVMTLEPRDVISTGTPGAHPIEHGDAVRAEVDGVGSVAADVVE, from the coding sequence GTGCGGTACCTGGCCCGCACCGCCGACGGCCGGGCGCTGCTCGGCGACGACGAGGGGTTCCGCCCGCTGTCGGCGACGGACCCGTCGCTCTCGACAGTCCGGGACGCACTCCCGCGGGCGGCCGACGGGGACCTCCCCGACCCGGCCGGGGCGACTGCGTCGCCGGTCCCACCCGACCGGCTCTCCCTGAGCACGCCGCTGCCGGACCCCGGAAAGCTGTTCGGCATCGGCCTGAACTACACCGACCACGCGGCCGACCTCGACGAGGACAGCCCCGACGAGCCGGCGAGTTTCTTCAAGCCGGCCACCGCGGCGACCGGCCCCGGCGGTCCGATTCGGCTCCCGCCCCGCGAGCGCACGGACCGGGTGACTGCAGAGGCCGAACTGGCGGTCGTGGTCGGACGCACGTGCCGGAACGTCGCCGCCGAGGACGCCGACGCGGCCATCGCGGGGTTCGTCCCCGTGATCGACATGACCGCCGAGGACGTGCTCCGGCGCAACCCCCGCTTTCTCACCCGCGCAAAGAGCTTCGACACGTTCCTCGTGATCGGGCCGCACATCGCCGTCTCCGAGGGCCGGATGGCGCTCGACGACGTCTCGGTGCGGACGGTCGTGAACGACGAGGTCGTCGCGGAGAACCGGATCGCGAACATGCACGTTCCGCCGCGCGAACTGGTCGCGTTCCACTCCGAGGTGATGACGCTCGAACCCAGGGACGTGATCTCGACCGGAACGCCCGGCGCTCACCCGATCGAACACGGCGACGCGGTGCGGGCGGAGGTCGACGGGGTCGGCTCCGTCGCGGCCGACGTCGTCGAGTGA
- a CDS encoding SDR family oxidoreductase, whose translation MNLEIGGNAALVTASSSGLGKASARALAREGVNVVINGRDGERLEDAAEEIRAEATGDVVTQAGDLTDPDDVETLVETTVDEFGGLDHLVTSAGGPPSGAFLDTDDEDWQQAYELLVMSVVRLARAAEPHLREGDGGSIVTITSRSVKEAIDSLVLSNSVRMGVIGLEKTLSKEFAPEIRSNAVLPGPHETSRIEDLVNQAIERGEYDSYEEGLADWATNPLEKIGDPMELGDTVAFLSSPKAGHINGTAIPIDGGTTGANL comes from the coding sequence ATGAACCTCGAGATCGGCGGAAACGCGGCACTCGTAACGGCATCCAGCAGCGGCCTCGGGAAGGCGTCGGCGCGGGCGCTCGCCCGTGAGGGCGTGAACGTAGTCATCAACGGCCGGGACGGGGAACGACTGGAGGATGCGGCCGAGGAGATCCGCGCGGAGGCGACGGGTGATGTCGTCACGCAGGCGGGCGACCTCACGGACCCGGACGACGTGGAGACGCTGGTCGAGACGACCGTCGACGAGTTCGGCGGGCTCGACCACCTCGTGACGAGCGCCGGGGGGCCGCCCTCCGGTGCCTTTCTCGACACCGACGACGAGGACTGGCAGCAGGCGTACGAGCTGCTCGTGATGAGCGTCGTCCGGCTCGCCCGCGCGGCCGAACCCCACCTCAGGGAGGGCGACGGCGGCAGCATCGTCACCATCACCTCCCGGAGCGTGAAGGAGGCGATCGACTCGCTCGTCCTCTCGAACTCGGTGCGGATGGGCGTCATCGGGCTCGAGAAGACCCTCTCGAAGGAGTTCGCCCCCGAAATCCGCTCGAACGCCGTCCTCCCGGGCCCGCACGAAACCTCTCGCATCGAGGACCTCGTGAACCAGGCCATCGAGCGCGGCGAGTACGACTCCTACGAGGAGGGACTCGCGGACTGGGCGACCAACCCGCTCGAAAAGATCGGCGACCCGATGGAGCTCGGCGACACCGTCGCCTTCCTCTCCTCGCCGAAGGCGGGGCACATCAACGGTACCGCCATTCCCATCGACGGCGGGACGACTGGCGCGAACCTCTGA
- a CDS encoding extracellular solute-binding protein yields MSTDGTSERTAESTDGTGNDRSRRDFVKATTAAASAGALGALAGCTGDGGGDGGNDTGGDTGGGGDGNDSGGSGGGGGGNESVEIQFLSAQAAENSSIRSHFQESMKDFQEKSGSVSVSLQTASYGDMKNKLASTVQSGNPPALAESGSAGLQFYLNDQLVDHTKFFEGSDSFPDDFTVPNKEIAKFRDEWWSTGAIRHTNSNLGIRPKIFSQVGIQNPMEDLKTWSQFHDAIVKIDEQMDTVAYEETGVGGDLESYWGQARTAYTGGTDPWIRGDPENPDVVIGNSDMEEDRRRTDGMIKACVKRANEFSSDESASRGDEDIPSLMLTDRVASFTYATPTARRWFAVSEDITIGWDGGDGDFMLLPNPKLDPEYGSKIGISDLEGLEGQHGGHVWGLEQAHTVFSGVSNAKQQGAWELSQYLFADNDFVLPAWGEHYQSIPGLATKMDPLLNEYPDLPQNFQRSIENQNQYADQYANTGGAWDLRATDPIRWTDINETISQAIAGQHSVQDTPGVVRDRVLTRIEDSG; encoded by the coding sequence ATGTCAACAGACGGCACGAGTGAGAGGACAGCCGAGAGTACCGACGGGACGGGCAACGACCGTTCCCGACGTGACTTCGTCAAGGCAACCACGGCGGCCGCATCCGCCGGTGCGCTGGGCGCCCTGGCCGGCTGTACGGGTGACGGTGGCGGCGACGGTGGCAACGATACCGGCGGCGATACCGGTGGCGGTGGGGACGGCAACGACTCCGGTGGCTCCGGCGGCGGTGGTGGCGGCAACGAGTCCGTGGAGATCCAGTTCCTGTCGGCGCAGGCGGCCGAGAACTCCTCGATCCGGAGTCACTTCCAGGAGTCGATGAAGGATTTCCAGGAGAAGTCCGGCAGCGTCTCCGTCAGCCTGCAGACGGCGTCCTACGGGGACATGAAGAACAAGCTGGCCTCGACCGTCCAGTCAGGGAACCCGCCGGCGCTCGCGGAGTCCGGTTCGGCGGGGCTTCAGTTCTACCTCAACGACCAACTCGTCGACCACACGAAGTTCTTCGAGGGGTCGGACTCCTTCCCGGACGACTTCACCGTCCCGAACAAGGAGATCGCGAAGTTCCGCGACGAGTGGTGGTCGACCGGTGCGATCCGTCACACCAACAGCAACCTCGGGATCCGGCCGAAGATCTTCAGCCAAGTCGGGATCCAGAACCCGATGGAGGATCTGAAGACGTGGAGTCAGTTCCACGACGCCATCGTCAAGATCGACGAGCAGATGGACACCGTCGCTTACGAGGAAACCGGCGTCGGCGGCGACCTGGAGTCCTATTGGGGGCAGGCCCGAACGGCGTACACCGGGGGGACTGACCCTTGGATCCGCGGCGATCCCGAGAACCCGGACGTGGTCATCGGCAACTCCGATATGGAGGAGGACCGTCGGCGGACCGACGGGATGATCAAGGCCTGCGTCAAGCGGGCCAACGAGTTCAGCAGCGACGAGTCCGCCTCGCGGGGCGACGAGGATATCCCGTCGCTGATGCTCACCGACCGGGTCGCCTCGTTCACCTACGCGACCCCGACCGCCCGTCGGTGGTTCGCAGTCAGCGAGGACATCACGATCGGCTGGGACGGTGGCGACGGTGACTTCATGCTGCTACCGAACCCGAAGTTGGACCCCGAGTACGGAAGCAAGATCGGAATCAGCGACCTCGAAGGGCTCGAAGGCCAGCACGGTGGCCACGTCTGGGGGCTCGAACAGGCCCACACCGTGTTCAGCGGCGTGAGCAACGCCAAGCAGCAGGGCGCCTGGGAGCTGTCGCAGTACCTGTTCGCCGACAACGACTTCGTGCTTCCGGCGTGGGGCGAGCACTACCAGTCCATTCCCGGTCTCGCCACGAAGATGGATCCGCTCCTCAACGAGTACCCCGATCTGCCCCAGAACTTCCAGCGGTCTATCGAGAACCAGAACCAGTACGCCGATCAGTACGCGAACACGGGCGGGGCTTGGGACCTGCGTGCCACCGACCCGATCCGGTGGACGGACATCAACGAGACGATCAGTCAGGCCATCGCCGGCCAGCACAGCGTCCAGGACACGCCCGGCGTCGTCCGTGATCGGGTGCTGACCCGGATCGAAGACTCGGGCTGA